A window of Leptotrichia hongkongensis genomic DNA:
ATGAAAGGTTTCTCCTTAATGTGGTTTGGTAGATTTACATTATATCAGAAACCTTTCTTTTTTTGTATATGCTTGTCACATATGTATTATCTCACAACATTCTTTTCTTAGTTCTGTTTTTATTATACCATATTTTTTTTGAAATTTTATTATATAAAAAAATTATTTTCTGTATTGATAAATTAATATAATCTTGACTTATATTGTTTTATTTAGGGATTATATTGAATTTGAAAAATAAAAATTGTTGCAAATAAATGAAAAAAGGTATAAAATATATCCACACTTTTGTAAAATTGAATAAATTTTGAATTTAAATTGGATTTTGAAGTGGATTTTTGTGGGAAGGAAAAAATGAAGAAAGTAGTTATTGGGCTTACAGGTGGAATTGGAACAGGAAAAAGTACAGTTAGTCAAATTTTAAAAGAAAAAAATTTTCCAGTTATTGATTTAGACGTAATTTCTCATGAAGTTATTAAATTTCCTAAGGTTGTGGAAAAAATTGTAGAAAATTTTGGTAAAGAAGTCTTAGAATATAATAATACTGGAAATTGGATTATTTCACGTGAAAAATTAGGAAGAGTTATTTTTGGAAATAGAGAAAAAAGAGTTATTTTAAATTCTATTATGCATCCAGAGATTTTACATATCATGCGAGAAAAAATTCTGGAATGTAAAAAAGAAAATAAAATTATTTTTGTGGAAATTCAGCTTCTTTTTGAAGTTCAATGGGAAAAGGAATTTGATTACATTTTGCTAGTAAGTGCAGAAAAAGAAACGCAGATTAAACGCATTTTATCTAGGGATAAGCGTAGTAAAGAAGAGGCTTTGAGTATTATAAATTCACAAATGCCTTTGGATGAAAAAAAGAAAATAAGTGACTATGTTATTGAAAATGACGGAAATATTCAAGATTTGGAAAGAAAAATTGATGGATTTTTGAAAAAAATAGAATTTGAAAATAAAATGGAAAAAATTGAATGATTATGAATTATACTCGAACCCATTTAAAATTGAACTGATAGAAATTATATAATTTAGGATTTGAGTAAAATAGTCATAATTTTTGAGTTCTGTTTTAAACCAGTTTTACAATAACTATTGAAAAACCCTATTATAAAAATTTATTCTCATTTTTAAATGGGGTATTAGTATTAAATAAATTTATTTTAAATATATTATTCAAAATTTGTAAAAGTATAAATAATTTAAAAATTAAGAGGTGAAAAAATGAAAAAAGTATTTATAATATTGGGGATATTTTTAGTGGTGCTTATAGGTTGGCTTTCTGTACCATTTAATATTCTTGTCATAGGAGTAGATGCGTATGCTAATCAGCCAACAGAAGGTTCTCGGAGCGATGGGCTAGTTGTTATAAGGGTTGTGCCTTATCTGGCACAGGTAAAAATGATTTCGATTCCGCGTGACACATATGCAGAGATTCCTTGTGAAAATTATAAGCAGGATAAAATCACGCATTCACATCACTTTGGCGGTGTGCAATGTACAATTGATGCTGTGGAAAACTTTCTTGATACTAAAATTAATTATCATGTAAGATTTAGATTTGAAGATGTTATGAATTTGACTAATTTGATTGATGGAGTCGATGTTGTTTCAAATCACACTTTTGATCAAGACTATTTTGATCAGGAAGT
This region includes:
- the coaE gene encoding dephospho-CoA kinase (Dephospho-CoA kinase (CoaE) performs the final step in coenzyme A biosynthesis.), encoding MKKVVIGLTGGIGTGKSTVSQILKEKNFPVIDLDVISHEVIKFPKVVEKIVENFGKEVLEYNNTGNWIISREKLGRVIFGNREKRVILNSIMHPEILHIMREKILECKKENKIIFVEIQLLFEVQWEKEFDYILLVSAEKETQIKRILSRDKRSKEEALSIINSQMPLDEKKKISDYVIENDGNIQDLERKIDGFLKKIEFENKMEKIE
- a CDS encoding LCP family protein, with translation MKKVFIILGIFLVVLIGWLSVPFNILVIGVDAYANQPTEGSRSDGLVVIRVVPYLAQVKMISIPRDTYAEIPCENYKQDKITHSHHFGGVQCTIDAVENFLDTKINYHVRFRFEDVMNLTNLIDGVDVVSNHTFDQDYFDQEVFHFNQGQVYNLRGRMALAYTRHRKSDTAFKRDERQRQVIQGIVKKLVAPSGWKYIPEVYGYAKEKMDIAVNPIKGLSVLPAFLLNKKIEQYEITGDGRMINRIWYFIPEETSLENAKNEFKN